One Mugil cephalus isolate CIBA_MC_2020 chromosome 10, CIBA_Mcephalus_1.1, whole genome shotgun sequence genomic window carries:
- the alkbh3 gene encoding alpha-ketoglutarate-dependent dioxygenase alkB homolog 3 isoform X1 — MSDKRQRARVQGSWAKPLPKHSGTTGAIPNNNPSNNANAASGSWGCGPQKTTKTFEFHQPTKPTREVPPEKVIEQAGDYEISHGPSGVSRLRLLPGFLPPEEADWMFSKLLAELPWSQKSNYRQGEAYQEPRLTCWYGELPYTYARSTMAANTQWHPLLATLRETVSQASGLSFNSLLCNLYRDGHDSIGWHSDDEASLGTKPTIASISLGDTRVFSLRKQPPPEEIGDYTYVERIRVPLNHGTLLLMEGATQDDWQHQVAKEYHDRGPRINLTFRTIYPEPEGHRPGTKMRFTAKNL; from the exons ATGTCGGATAAGCGCCAACGTGCCAGAGTCCAGGGCTCCTGGGCCAAACCGCTGCCAAAACACTCGGGTACAACAG GTGCTATCCCAAACAACAACCCGTCTAACAATGCCAACGCAGCCTCTGGTTCTTGGGGATGTGGTCCCCAGAAAACAACTAAGACTTTTGAATTTCACCAACCAACCAAG CCGACCAGAGAAGTTCCACCAGAGAAGGTGATAGA GCAGGCGGGTGATTATGAGATCAGTCATGGGCCATCAGGAGTGTCCAG ACTGCGGCTTCTGCCTGGCTTTCTCCCACCAGAAGAGGCTGACTGGATGTTCAGCAAACTGCTAGCAGAGCTCCCCTGGTCCCAGAAGAGTAACTACAGACAGG GTGAGGCGTACCAGGAGCCCAGGCTCACCTGTTGGTATGGAGAGTTGCCCTATACGTACGCTCGCTCCACCATGGCTGCCAACACACAG TGGCATCCATTGCTGGCAACCCTTCGGGAGACAGTGAGTCAAGCGAGCGGACTCAGCTTCAACTCGCTGCTGTGTAACTTGTATCGCGATGGCCACGACAGCATCGGCTGGCACAGCGATGACGAGGCCTCCCTCGGGACCAAGCCCACCATTGCCTCCATCAGTCTGGGTGACACCAGAGTGTTCAGCCTTCGAAAGCAGCCTCCACCG GAGGAAATTGGTGACTACACTTACGTGGAGCGCATTCGGGTTCCTCTGAATCATGGCACACTCCTGCTGATGGAAGGAGCCACACAGGACGACTGGCAG CATCAAGTGGCTAAAGAATACCATGACAGGGGCCCACGCATCAACTTGACCTTCAGGACAATCTACCCAGAGCCAGAGGGCCACAGGCCGGGTACCAAGATGCGATTTACAGCCAAGAACCTGTAA
- the alkbh3 gene encoding alpha-ketoglutarate-dependent dioxygenase alkB homolog 3 isoform X2 codes for MSDKRQRARVQGSWAKPLPKHSGAIPNNNPSNNANAASGSWGCGPQKTTKTFEFHQPTKPTREVPPEKVIEQAGDYEISHGPSGVSRLRLLPGFLPPEEADWMFSKLLAELPWSQKSNYRQGEAYQEPRLTCWYGELPYTYARSTMAANTQWHPLLATLRETVSQASGLSFNSLLCNLYRDGHDSIGWHSDDEASLGTKPTIASISLGDTRVFSLRKQPPPEEIGDYTYVERIRVPLNHGTLLLMEGATQDDWQHQVAKEYHDRGPRINLTFRTIYPEPEGHRPGTKMRFTAKNL; via the exons ATGTCGGATAAGCGCCAACGTGCCAGAGTCCAGGGCTCCTGGGCCAAACCGCTGCCAAAACACTCGG GTGCTATCCCAAACAACAACCCGTCTAACAATGCCAACGCAGCCTCTGGTTCTTGGGGATGTGGTCCCCAGAAAACAACTAAGACTTTTGAATTTCACCAACCAACCAAG CCGACCAGAGAAGTTCCACCAGAGAAGGTGATAGA GCAGGCGGGTGATTATGAGATCAGTCATGGGCCATCAGGAGTGTCCAG ACTGCGGCTTCTGCCTGGCTTTCTCCCACCAGAAGAGGCTGACTGGATGTTCAGCAAACTGCTAGCAGAGCTCCCCTGGTCCCAGAAGAGTAACTACAGACAGG GTGAGGCGTACCAGGAGCCCAGGCTCACCTGTTGGTATGGAGAGTTGCCCTATACGTACGCTCGCTCCACCATGGCTGCCAACACACAG TGGCATCCATTGCTGGCAACCCTTCGGGAGACAGTGAGTCAAGCGAGCGGACTCAGCTTCAACTCGCTGCTGTGTAACTTGTATCGCGATGGCCACGACAGCATCGGCTGGCACAGCGATGACGAGGCCTCCCTCGGGACCAAGCCCACCATTGCCTCCATCAGTCTGGGTGACACCAGAGTGTTCAGCCTTCGAAAGCAGCCTCCACCG GAGGAAATTGGTGACTACACTTACGTGGAGCGCATTCGGGTTCCTCTGAATCATGGCACACTCCTGCTGATGGAAGGAGCCACACAGGACGACTGGCAG CATCAAGTGGCTAAAGAATACCATGACAGGGGCCCACGCATCAACTTGACCTTCAGGACAATCTACCCAGAGCCAGAGGGCCACAGGCCGGGTACCAAGATGCGATTTACAGCCAAGAACCTGTAA
- the hsd17b12a gene encoding very-long-chain 3-oxoacyl-CoA reductase-A, with translation MNVEETIRRAETPLFWVGAFTVASLTLWLLYKLLSGFRIWVLGNGQLLSPKLGKWAVVTGATDGIGKSYAEELARRGFALMLISRSQDKLDDVANLFQEQYKVETRTIAVDFGKADIYPKIEAGLAGLEIGVLVNNVGVSYPYPEYFLHIPDLDNFITNMINVNMTSVLQMTRLVLPRMTDRSKGVILNISSASGMYPVPLLTVYSATKAFVDFFSRGLQEEYRRQGIIIQSVLPFFVATKMTRIRKPTLDKPTPERYVAAELSTVGLQSQTNGYFPHAVMGWLTTKLVPSRIVIFFGARMNRLQRTGYLHRRRLREQKNGTNLKSD, from the exons ATGAACGTTGAGGAGACGATCCGCAGGGCCGAGACGCCTCTCTTCTGGGTCGGTGCGTTCACTGTGGCCTCCCTGACGCTGTGGTTGCTCTACAAGCTGCTCTCAGGCTTTAGGATCTGGGTCTTGGGAAATGGGCAGCTGCTGTCTCCGAAGCTGGGCAAATGGGCAG TTGTGACGGGAGCCACTGACGGAATTGGGAAATCCTATGCGGAGGAG ctgGCTCGTCGAGGATTTGCTTTAATGTTGATCAGTCGTTCCCAGGACAAGCTTGATGACGTGGCCAACCTATTCC AGGAGCAGTATAAAGTGGAGACTAGGACCATTGCTGTTGACTTTGGCAAGGCGGACATCTATCCTAAGATTGAGGCAGGGCTGGCTGGTCTGGAGATCGGTGTTCTTG TCAACAATGTCGGCGTGTCTTATCCCTACCCTGAGTACTTCCTCCACATTCCTGATCTGGACAAT ttcatcacCAATATGATCAATGTCAACATGACCTCAGTGCTTCAG ATGACCCGTCTTGTGCTGCCCAGAATGACTGACAG gtCCAAAGGTGTCATCCTCAACATCTCCTCTGCCAGCGGCATGTACCCCGTCCCTCTGCTCACAGTCTACTCTGCAACCAAG GCCTTTGTAGACTTCTTCTCCCGTGGCCTTCAGGAGGAGTACAGGCGTCAGGGCATCATCATCCAG AGTGTGCTTCCCTTCTTCGTCGCCACTAAAATGACTCGCATCAGGAAGCCCACCTTGGACAAGCCCACCCCAGAGCGCTACGTGGCAGCTGAGCTCAGCACTGTGGGTCTGCAGAGCCAGACCAATGGCTACTTTCCCCATGCTGTCATG GGTTGGTTGACCACCAAGCTGGTGCCGAGCAGAATTGTCATCTTCTTTGGAGCCAGAATGAACCGTCTCCAGCGTACTGGATACCTGcacaggaggaggctgagggagCAGAAGAATGGGACCAACTTGAAGAGTGACTAG